Proteins from one Bradyrhizobium amphicarpaeae genomic window:
- a CDS encoding chlorite dismutase family protein, with protein sequence MFRTFRGGHSGGWRVTSVAAVTGEPLPFMPALSVTDSGAISLPLVPSRNAWRLVGAPSSLRYTERPEKQQLTAVQAGLGRVEATSAALIPIRKSQAWWDLTQEERRRIFEDKSHHIASSLRFLPAIARQLYHCRDLGEPFDFLTWFEFAPAHASLFEELVGMLRRTEEWSYVEREVDVRVVKEVLSA encoded by the coding sequence ATGTTCAGGACGTTTCGAGGCGGCCACAGCGGGGGCTGGCGTGTCACCTCGGTCGCAGCCGTGACCGGCGAGCCCCTGCCCTTCATGCCCGCGCTGTCGGTGACCGACAGCGGGGCCATCTCATTGCCGCTGGTGCCCTCGCGCAATGCGTGGCGGCTGGTCGGCGCGCCCAGCAGCTTGCGCTACACCGAGCGGCCCGAGAAGCAGCAGCTCACCGCCGTGCAGGCCGGGCTCGGCCGGGTTGAAGCAACCAGCGCGGCGCTGATCCCGATCCGCAAATCGCAGGCCTGGTGGGACCTGACCCAGGAGGAGCGACGCAGGATCTTCGAGGACAAGTCGCACCACATCGCCAGCAGTCTTCGTTTCCTGCCCGCGATCGCGCGCCAGCTCTATCACTGCCGCGACCTCGGCGAGCCCTTCGACTTCCTGACCTGGTTCGAATTCGCCCCCGCGCACGCCTCGCTGTTCGAGGAGCTGGTGGGGATGCTGAGGCGGACCGAGGAATGGAGTTACGTCGAGCGCGAGGTCGACGTGCGCGTTGTGAAGGAGGTGCTGTCGGCTTAA
- a CDS encoding gamma-glutamylcyclotransferase family protein — translation MTSDRLFVYGTLMRGFDHPMARLLAGHADFMGEATCRGRLVLVKHYPGLLLSDAASDIVHGELFRMRVPDELLGELDMYEACGEGFPEPTEYLRRLVDVTPPDGATEKAWTYVYNWPVAGLPIIESGRFLPL, via the coding sequence ATGACCTCCGATCGCCTCTTCGTCTACGGCACCCTGATGCGCGGCTTCGACCATCCGATGGCGCGGCTGCTTGCGGGGCATGCGGATTTCATGGGTGAAGCGACCTGCCGCGGCCGGCTCGTCCTGGTGAAGCATTATCCGGGTTTGCTGCTGTCTGACGCGGCCTCCGACATTGTCCACGGCGAGCTGTTCCGGATGCGCGTGCCTGACGAGCTGCTGGGCGAACTCGACATGTATGAGGCCTGCGGCGAGGGTTTTCCGGAGCCGACCGAATATCTGCGCCGACTGGTCGACGTGACGCCGCCTGATGGCGCCACCGAGAAGGCCTGGACCTATGTCTACAATTGGCCGGTCGCGGGTCTGCCGATCATCGAGTCCGGGCGGTTCTTGCCGCTTTAA